The Pseudomonas baetica genome includes a region encoding these proteins:
- a CDS encoding CS1 type fimbrial major subunit, with amino-acid sequence MFKAKRLIRWLPLLLVSEGVQAITERETFEVSVTIPTAQFYVIPSEPDWIHLEQSLPFNTQSGQFTPLRKFFDVKNSNGAIAARISAEPFLSNGRDSDNIALIVTFNHKRLTVDSDLVVSELDARPGKRVGLQVAAAPAPEGYRPGNYFGSVHMIFEALAP; translated from the coding sequence ATGTTCAAGGCAAAACGTTTAATCCGATGGCTGCCGCTGCTGCTGGTCAGTGAAGGCGTGCAGGCCATCACCGAGCGCGAAACGTTCGAGGTCTCGGTGACCATTCCCACCGCACAGTTTTATGTGATCCCGTCAGAACCTGACTGGATTCATCTGGAGCAAAGCCTGCCGTTCAACACGCAGTCGGGGCAATTCACGCCGTTGCGCAAGTTCTTCGATGTGAAGAACAGCAATGGCGCGATTGCCGCGCGGATCAGTGCCGAGCCGTTTCTGAGCAACGGCCGTGACAGCGACAACATTGCGCTGATCGTGACCTTCAATCACAAACGCCTGACGGTCGACTCTGACCTTGTGGTCTCGGAACTCGATGCCCGCCCGGGCAAGCGTGTCGGCTTGCAAGTGGCTGCGGCGCCAGCGCCGGAGGGCTACAGGCCGGGCAACTACTTTGGCAGCGTACACATGATTTTCGAGGCGCTGGCGCCTTGA